DNA sequence from the Pedobacter schmidteae genome:
TGAATCAAAACATCAGAATTTATATATCTATGCCGAAACTGGTGTATATACAGCGGCTTATAAATTGTTATTGAAGGATTTTTTCCTTGCTTTTTAAAATGAACAGATGAAAACGATAGGATTAATTTCGGATACTCACGGCTTTTTGGATGATGCTGTTTTTAAGCATTTTGATCAATGTGACGAGATATGGCATGCCGGCGATTTTGGACCGGATGTTGCCGAGCGGCTTGCAGCTTTTAAACCTCTAAAAGGGGTTTACGGCAATATAGACGATAAGGAGATTAGGTCGGTGTACCCGGAACACCTCCGTTTTAACTGCGAAAAGGTAGATGTGTGGATGACCCATATAGGTGGTTACCCGGGTAAATATGCACCGCAGGTAAAACCGGATATTTACACTAAGTCCCCGATGTTGTTTATTTGTGGACATTCGCATATTTTGAAAGTGATGTACGATCAAAAAATAAATTGTTTGCACATAAATCCCGGTGCAGCGGGTAATTCAGGCTGGCACCGAATAAAAACTTTGATTAGATTTTGTATTTCGGAAGAAAAAATACATACCTTAGCGGCCATAGAAATAGGTAATAGATAACGTATAAAGTACACTAAGTATATGCAGGGTATAAAAACACTTGGTCAATTCATAATCGAGAAACAGGCTGATTTCTCTTATGCAAAAGGGGAGCTTTCCAGATTGCTGAGGGATATAGGAATTGCTGCCAAAATAGTGAACCGTGAAGTAAATAAAGCGGGGCTTGTTGATATTTTAGGTGAAGCAGGTACGGTAAACATCCAGGGCGAAGGCCAACAGAAACTAGATGTATTTGCCAATACACAGTTTATCAGTGCACTTACCAGTGGCGGTGAATGCTGTATTGTGGCTACCGAAGAGGAGGATGATTTTGTTCCTATTGATTCGCCGGTATCTAAAAATGCAAAATACATTGTGTGTATCGATCCTTTGGACGGTTCGTCAAATATTGATGTAAATGTGGCTGTAGGGACTATTTTTTCTATTTACAGGAGAAAATCGACGGAAGGTATGGCAACTTTGTCGGACGTGCTGCAGAAGGGAACCCAACAGGTTGCTGCCGGATATGTGATTTATGGTTCATCTACTATGATGGTATATACCACAGGTAAAGGTGTGAACGGTTTTACTTTAGATCCTTCAATTGGCGAGTTTTGTTTGTCGCATCCTGATTTGAAAATACCTGAGGATGGTACCATCTATTCTATTAACGAGGGTAACTATGTTCACTTCCCGGAAGGTGTAAAGAAATACATCAAATATGCCCAGGTTGAGGATAAGGCTACGCATAGACCATATACTTCAAGGTATATCGGTTCGATGGTGGGCGATATTCACCGTAACCTGATCAAAGGGGGGATTTACATTTATCCTACTACTTCCAGTTCTCCTAATGGTAAATTAAGATTACTATATGAATGCAATCCTATGGCCTTTATTGTTGAGCAGGCGGGAGGGGTTGCTTCCGATGGTTTTAACCGCATACTGGATATTGAACCTACAGAATTGCATCAGCGTACTTCTATTTTTATTGGATCGCCTAAAATGGTTCAGGTGGCTGAAGATTTGATGAGGGAGTTTTCGGCAGATAAGAATAATGCTGCGGTAAACGGAGCTGCAGTGAATGGGAAGCCTGTAGAATTGAACGTAAAGGGAAGTACGGATTAAGTAATTCTTTTTGGAATATATAAGGCGTGTTTAAAGAGGTAGTTTACCTTTTTGAACACGCTTTTTTATTTGAAGTATTAAGATTCATTTTCTTTTAGTATTTCTTGTATAGCCCGTGCTTTTCAGTTTGGTCAATTTCTTCATGCAAGACTTTTATATAGGAGTTGCTTATTATGTTCTAAAAATTTATAAAGATAATGTGTGGAAGAAGGATCAGGAATCCTGGAAACAAAAAAAGCAGCTCTTTTCAGAACTGCTTTCAAAACTTGGGGTGGAATATGGGGTTCTAACCCATAATAATTAATACATTGATTTACAATTAATTGCTGTTATGTAAAAAATAAATCTGCCAAAAGTCTGCCAAATTACCTTAAATGGTTATATTTGTATATGCAAAATAAATATACAACACCAGCACTAAAACAAGGTAAAGTTCCCACATCATTGCCAAAGGGCACTACTAAGAATATGGCCTTATTAGAAAACAACTGGTACGTTGAATATTACTTCAATGGTAAGCGATTTAGAATTACCGACAACCTTAACAATATTAAAAATTATAACGAGCGTAAATACAAATTTGATGTATTAATTGAAAGTCTAAAGGACAGATTGGCAAATGGCTATAACCCCATAAACCCAGAAGAGTATCTGGTAAAAATTGCTAAAGAAACGATCAGTCTTAAAGATGCGATAACCAAATTTACAGATTATCATACACTACATCAATCTCGTAAAAGTACGATTGCAACTTACAAATCCAAGTTAAACCACTTATTAGAGTTCACAGGAAATATCCAGCTTACAGAGCTAACGACTAGACACCTAGAAAATTTTATACTTTCCAAAGTCGATAATAAAGAATATAGTCAAAAAAGTGTATCACTTGCCAAGCGTACGTTTAGTGCATTTTATAATGTTTTAATTGACTCAGGCTATGACCTGAAAAACCCTGTATCAACAATAAACAAAAAAATAAAATCATTTAAAGAAACCAGAGAAACACATTTACCCTATTCAGACAAACAATTGAAGGATGTGATGCAGTATCTTGACGACAACGATACTTACACAGCTTTATTCGCAAGATTTATATATTATACATGTGTAAGACCATCAGAAATTAGGGGGCTACTAGTGCGAGATATTGACCTTAACAAAAGAACCATTACGATTAGGGCAGCAGTAAAAAAAGTTACAAAATTCATTAAGGATGATGTTATTAGCATCCCCATTGAATTTATCCCGTGTTTGGAACAATTAAATTTAGAGCAACAGCCAAAAGAGAATTATATCATGGGTAGTACCACCAAATTTATAAATGAAACACCCATAAGAAAGAATACCCCGTTAGAGCGACTAAATAAAGCTTTAAAAGTTTTTAAACTAGATGGAAAAGGCTATGACCTTTATAGTTTTAAGCATACATCCAATATTAACCGATGGAAAACAGGCAAGTGGAATTTAGATCAAATTATGGTCGCTAATAGACATACAAATATTCAGCAGACATTAACATATCTGCGTGATCTAAATAAGGAAACAGAAATAAAAGATTTACCAGTACCTACCATTTAATCAAAGGCCATTCCTAAATATAGTTTTAATAAATAAAAATACTTAACCCCTTTCCAAAAAGGGGTTATTTTTTTATAAAAAATAAAAATTGGAAAAAACTTGTCTTTTTTTTTTTCTAGCCGATGTTTGCATATATCCGAGCCGAGATATTTTGATAGGTGTTAGACAGGTCTCTACAGAAACAACTCACACCAACTCCTGAATAAATCAGCTTAAACAGCTCTTAAACACGTAAATGTCCACAATTAGAATAATGAATAAAACAATAATAAGGAAATATCCAACCGAAACAGAAAGAATAAATGCCAGACGACTGACTTATAGAAGAAGTAAGAGAAAAACTAGAGCTGTATCAAAATTAAAAAAAATACAAGAAACTCAAAAAAAAGTTTTTGTTGGCAATAGCTATGTAAATAATATATACGAAAGCATTAAAGATTTGATTTTTGGGTATGAAGGGACTCTTAGATTTAATCGATTTACCAGTATAGAGAATGCTGAAAAAGCAGTAATTACTTTTTTTAAACGGCTAGGATCATGTTGCGAAAATTATATCTACACCTTTGAGAAAGGCGAAGACCGTAACATACACATACATTTAGCATTAGAATTTTCTAAATCATTTTTATCAAAGCACAAAGATGATTTAAGTATAATTAATTATTTATCAATTATTTGGAACGAGCACAAAAAGCAAGGTAAAGCATGGGTAAGAGAATTAAAAACAGTTGAACACAAATTGAACTATCTTAAATACATGTTTAAAGAAGTTCTTCCGGCTAGTACGAGTCATTTTAAACAAAAACAAGTAGACCTATACTACATTCATTCTTTTGTCAATTGTTCTACCGCTAAAATACAAGGAAAAATAACATCCTTAGATTTTAAAGAGTATGCCAATCCAGTCATCATGACAAACATAGAGCTGTTTGCAGGAACGTATAAACATCAAATAATTTCTATAATTCTTTTGCTTGTCTGGCTCGCATTGATCTAATGGTAATTTTCGACTGGAATGCCCTTGTCTCTTTAAAAAATAAAATATAAAAGAACATGATATTTATGATATGAATAAAAAAGTCAAAAAAAGAAAGTCAAAATCCATCAAATCCTCAAAATTTGAAAGACAGAATAAACAATTAAAAAAAATGTTAGGATATGATTACGATGCTATTGCCAAAGATGAAAACCTATTGTATGTCAAATTTGATTCACATCGAGAACATGTATTAAAAAAGTACTGGGGAGTTTAATATTGTAAGAACAGTTATATTGGCTCTTCTGGCAAAAAATCCTTTGGGCTACAGTTGAAAATCTTTGCCAAGAGATTAATTTGCTCTAAACTATACTTACTTCTGTTTTTAGGGTTCTCAATCTGACCAATAAAGGCATCTGAAACCTCCAATTTAATAGCAAGCACAGCTTGGCTTATCTTGTGTGCTGTACGCATCTTTTTTACATTCTCAATTACGCACAGATCAAACTCACTTTTTGGTTGTCCCCTCATTATAGCTAATAAAGGAATATACCAAGCTTCATTTACTAAGTAATACTTGGTAAATGAAATTAAAATACCTATTATTGTTTTGACAAATCTAATAGTCAATTATGAAAAAGATTCTAATCTTTCTTATCTCTCTCAACCTATTTACTTCATGTAAAAAATCATCAACCAATGATGATAAATCAAACAAATCTCAAAATTGTAGCCTCACAGCTTGGTACGAACAGGGAGAAAATAGCTACAAATTTCAGTACAATGCCAATAGCCAATTGACAGAAATCACTTGGGTAAACCACGTGTGTTCATTCGGTTACTATACAAATAGGGTTGTTTACGATGACAAGGGCAGTCTCCATGAATGGAAATTGAACGGCAGTAATGTTATTGAATACCAAGGTGGAAATATAACTTATACAAACGGATACATAACAAAGATTGATGATGGATATTATCAATCTCAGTTTGATTGGAACAATGGAAACCTTGCATCCATAACCACTATGAGAATAGGTGACAATAGTAAATATGTTTATCAGCTAGAATATTATACTGATAAAGCAAATATTATTGGTTTTGACTGGGGGATTGAAAAGGCATTAGACATAATGGACGATAATAATCCGCCTGTTACACCTACTTTACTATTTGGCAAATACTCCAAAAATCTTTTAAAGTCCGTCAAGTATTTAAATAACGATTATGCAAATCTGAGCTATGATTATGAAAATGGGTTACCCATAAGGATAACAGAGGTTTACCGAAATTATAACAACACTACAAGCACGAATACGATCAACCTACAATATAACTGTAAATAAGAATTAGATATTATGAATTCTGACGATTTACTCCATAAAACAAACAAATACATAAATGATTTTAATCAAAAATATAATTTGGATGGTATAGATATAAAAAAACTACGTGAAGTCAATAAACAGCGAAGGTCAAAGGCTAGAGAGGAAAAAGAAAAATTAAAATCTCACCTTAACCCTATTAAAGAACTCATACAAGAACCTAAGAAAGAGCAATCATTGACTGCTTGGTTTTTAGCAATACTACTATGTATTGCTGCCTATTTAATAATTACAAATCTTTAACAAAGAAACACTCATAAACTCAATCAGGAATTCATGAAAACTTGGAAAGTCACAATTTACATCAACGGCAAACCTCCAATTCACACTATGGTACAAGCAAATTACCAAAGTGACGCCAAAAGACTAATAGAAGCACAATATGGCTCTTTAGTAAGATCAGTATCTATACAGGA
Encoded proteins:
- a CDS encoding metallophosphoesterase yields the protein MKTIGLISDTHGFLDDAVFKHFDQCDEIWHAGDFGPDVAERLAAFKPLKGVYGNIDDKEIRSVYPEHLRFNCEKVDVWMTHIGGYPGKYAPQVKPDIYTKSPMLFICGHSHILKVMYDQKINCLHINPGAAGNSGWHRIKTLIRFCISEEKIHTLAAIEIGNR
- the fbp gene encoding class 1 fructose-bisphosphatase codes for the protein MQGIKTLGQFIIEKQADFSYAKGELSRLLRDIGIAAKIVNREVNKAGLVDILGEAGTVNIQGEGQQKLDVFANTQFISALTSGGECCIVATEEEDDFVPIDSPVSKNAKYIVCIDPLDGSSNIDVNVAVGTIFSIYRRKSTEGMATLSDVLQKGTQQVAAGYVIYGSSTMMVYTTGKGVNGFTLDPSIGEFCLSHPDLKIPEDGTIYSINEGNYVHFPEGVKKYIKYAQVEDKATHRPYTSRYIGSMVGDIHRNLIKGGIYIYPTTSSSPNGKLRLLYECNPMAFIVEQAGGVASDGFNRILDIEPTELHQRTSIFIGSPKMVQVAEDLMREFSADKNNAAVNGAAVNGKPVELNVKGSTD
- a CDS encoding site-specific integrase, translated to MQNKYTTPALKQGKVPTSLPKGTTKNMALLENNWYVEYYFNGKRFRITDNLNNIKNYNERKYKFDVLIESLKDRLANGYNPINPEEYLVKIAKETISLKDAITKFTDYHTLHQSRKSTIATYKSKLNHLLEFTGNIQLTELTTRHLENFILSKVDNKEYSQKSVSLAKRTFSAFYNVLIDSGYDLKNPVSTINKKIKSFKETRETHLPYSDKQLKDVMQYLDDNDTYTALFARFIYYTCVRPSEIRGLLVRDIDLNKRTITIRAAVKKVTKFIKDDVISIPIEFIPCLEQLNLEQQPKENYIMGSTTKFINETPIRKNTPLERLNKALKVFKLDGKGYDLYSFKHTSNINRWKTGKWNLDQIMVANRHTNIQQTLTYLRDLNKETEIKDLPVPTI
- a CDS encoding helix-turn-helix domain-containing protein, which codes for MTIRFVKTIIGILISFTKYYLVNEAWYIPLLAIMRGQPKSEFDLCVIENVKKMRTAHKISQAVLAIKLEVSDAFIGQIENPKNRSKYSLEQINLLAKIFNCSPKDFLPEEPI